The Ziziphus jujuba cultivar Dongzao chromosome 7, ASM3175591v1 genome includes a region encoding these proteins:
- the LOC107424578 gene encoding peroxidase 72 → MDKSAGFPLALALLVFAPLCFCQNNNGGKLYPQFYDHCCPKASEIVKSIVAKAVAQEARTAASLLRLHFHDCFVKGCDASILLDSSGKILSEKRSNPNRNSARKFEVLDEIKSAIEKECPNTVSCADILALAARDSTVLTGGPSWEVPLGRRDSLGASLSGSNNDIPAPNNTFQTILTKFKRQGLDIVDLVALSGSHTIGNARCTSFRQRLYNQSGNGQPDYTLDPSYAAQLRKGCPRSGGDQNLFFLDFVSPTKFDNSYFKNLLAYKGLLNSDQILVTSSAQSKELVQKYAENVELFFEQFAKSMVKMGNISPLTGSRGEIRKHCRRINKS, encoded by the exons atggaCAAGTCTGCGGGCTTCCCTTTAGCCCTTGCTCTCCTTGTCTTTGCTCCACTTTGCTTCTGTCAGAACAACAATGGTGGTAAACTATATCCCCAGTTTTATGACCATTGCTGTCCCAAAGCTTCAGAGATTGTAAAGTCCATTGTTGCCAAGGCCGTTGCTCAGGAAGCTCGTACAGCCGCTTCTTTGCTTAGACTGCATTTCCATGACTGCTTCGTCAAG GGCTGTGATGCATCTATACTGTTAGACAGCAGTGGGAAGATACTCAGCGAGAAGAGGTCCAACCCCAATAGGAATTCGGCTCGAAAATTCGAAGTTCTCGATGAGATCAAATCTGCAATAGAGAAGGAGTGCCCCAACACAGTGTCTTGTGCTGATATCTTGGCTTTAGCTGCTAGAGACTCCACTGTTTTA ACAGGTGGACCAAGCTGGGAAGTCCCACTTGGAAGAAGGGATTCTTTAGGAGCAAGCTTGAGTGGCTCTAACAACGATATTCCTGCTCCAAACAATACCTTCCAAACCATTCTCACTAAGTTCAAACGACAAGGCCTCGACATTGTTGATCTTGTTGCACTCTCTG GAAGCCACACCATAGGAAATGCCCGTTGCACAAGTTTCAGGCAGAGACTCTACAACCAATCAGGAAATGGTCAACCAGACTACACTCTTGACCCATCCTATGCTGCTCAACTTAGGAAAGGATGCCCAAGATCTGGTGGAGACCAGAACCTCTTTTTCTTGGACTTCGTCAGCCCAACTAAGTTTGATAACAGCTACTTTAAGAATTTGTTGGCTTATAAAGGCCTATTGAACTCTGATCAAATTCTGGTAACCAGTAGTGCACAATCTAAAGAATTGGTACAGAAATATGCAGAGAATGTTGAGCTTTTCTTTGAACAATTTGCCAAGTCCATGGTTAAGATGGGAAATATATCTCCACTGACTGGTTCAAGGGGAGAGATCAGGAAACACTGCAGGAGGATTAACAAATCTTAG